The sequence below is a genomic window from Desulfobulbus oligotrophicus.
CTTATTGCTCGAAACATTGCTTTAACAGCGGCATACAACAACCCGTCCGAAGCCTATCTGGCCGGATTACTGCACGATATCGGCAAGCTGCTGCTCCACGTAGCTTTTCCCGACACCTATGCCCCGTTTTTCCACAAAAGCTCTCACCTTCAGAATGATCACCTGATCGTTCTGGAAGAAAAAAAATTCAACATCAATCATTGCGCTGCCGGAGCCTGGCTCTGCGAAGAATGGCGTCTGCCGACGCTCCTCACAGATGCTGTCCGTTACCATCACCACACTCTTGAAGAAGTGGAACAGGCCCTGCCACTGACCAGAATTGCCTATCTCGCCAACCTGCTCAGCCACAATACCACAGACAATGGTGAACATTGCCTGGAGGCCGCCGACCGCCTCTTTGGTTTGTCTCCTGAACAGGTCTGCTCCCTGTACAACGGGGTTGAAGAGCAGATCAAACTGTTGGCCAATCAGCTTGGCATACGAATCTCGCAGCAGGATACAGCTTCTCATAAACAGGCTGCAAAACGTACAGGTTCACAGGAAGAAGTCCACCAGAATCCGGCCGATCAGAATCGCAGAATTCTCCTGATAAGTGATCTGCTCAACGCTCTTCTTACTGCAGAAAAGCCCGAACAGGTTCTCGCAGCAGTTGAACAGGGACTGAAAAGACTTTTAAACGTCAGTGCTTTTCTCATCATGGTTCTGGACAGGGAGTCCGGCGATCTTACCGGTGTAACCACTCCCAACAGTACACTGCCACGCGAGTTCAACAACCTCACCTTCTCGCCCCAACAGTACGCCAACAGTCTGCCGGGAAACGCCCTCGTTCATCAGCGTCTCATGCACTTTTTTACAACAGAGCAGGGAAAAGAGCCGATCCGTCCTCTTGATGCCC
It includes:
- a CDS encoding HDOD domain-containing protein, with translation MPQILVQLIDRCHEPEINLSEIAGIIDKDTAISAKLLQLANSAFIGARRSFLNVEQAVVYLGADTIRNLVISLSVQQVFQRIKSTDQASISRFWYHSLANALIARNIALTAAYNNPSEAYLAGLLHDIGKLLLHVAFPDTYAPFFHKSSHLQNDHLIVLEEKKFNINHCAAGAWLCEEWRLPTLLTDAVRYHHHTLEEVEQALPLTRIAYLANLLSHNTTDNGEHCLEAADRLFGLSPEQVCSLYNGVEEQIKLLANQLGIRISQQDTASHKQAAKRTGSQEEVHQNPADQNRRILLISDLLNALLTAEKPEQVLAAVEQGLKRLLNVSAFLIMVLDRESGDLTGVTTPNSTLPREFNNLTFSPQQYANSLPGNALVHQRLMHFFTTEQGKEPIRPLDARLLHMLGTKGMLGVPMVYKSEIQGLLLIGFNDAGICESGTHWEPLHLLANHAALCFYLNHLQALQAEQLAVERIRTADMTAKRFINEINDPLTTLRNHLQTAEKKYEHGQAINRDLAVLNEKCDRLDQVLLELMARSAE